Proteins encoded within one genomic window of Halobacteroides halobius DSM 5150:
- a CDS encoding DUF1858 domain-containing protein, with protein MKVTKETSILKLLAKNPKAKEILAKYNLGCAECLGAMVDDLESAAKANDVEVEKLIEELNKLGEE; from the coding sequence ATGAAAGTAACAAAAGAGACTTCTATTTTAAAATTATTAGCTAAAAATCCTAAAGCTAAAGAGATTTTAGCTAAATATAATTTAGGATGTGCCGAGTGTTTAGGAGCTATGGTTGATGATTTAGAATCAGCTGCTAAAGCTAATGATGTAGAGGTTGAAAAATTAATTGAAGAGTTAAATAAGTTAGGGGAGGAATAG
- a CDS encoding DAK2 domain-containing protein, with product MLNEQLDQEVEEADALEFKQMLITATKSLEKAKTEINDLNIFPVPDGDTGSNMYATISNAVNEAQKIKEDSVGSVADKLATGALMGARGNSGVILSQLLKGLADGVGDVEVLTADELADGLEQAAEVAYQAVMKPVEGTILTVAREVGARAQELKGQVDLLELLVEVVNQAQESVAKTPELLDDLKEAGVVDAGGRGYQIFLEGLLSGLTTDNFTRDYSSSTSSQKQTSTTSQEGYGYCTEFIVKDSTIEVDQFREKIAGYGDSLLVVQAEDILKVHIHTAHPGQVLEVGINYGELTNIKIDNMSRQHQERMNLEEQEQEREQEETDQLAVLSVAAGAGLSDIFKNLGVDYVVQGGQSMNPSTQDLLEGIKKINSQEIIILPNNKNVISTAEQVQELSDKQIKVISSRNLPQGIAAMMSFNPQGDLEETTNNMTEELEFVKTGQVTYAVRDTQINDLEIEEGDILGLLEGDIKVTSDNYNQATLDLINKLITEEDTLLTIYVGEEVTDDKKEELDQLLQENYPQVDIEIYNGGQPIYYYIISVE from the coding sequence ATGTTGAATGAGCAATTAGACCAGGAAGTCGAAGAAGCAGATGCACTAGAATTTAAGCAGATGTTAATTACAGCAACTAAATCTTTAGAAAAAGCTAAAACTGAGATCAATGATTTGAATATCTTTCCTGTACCTGATGGCGATACAGGAAGTAATATGTATGCTACTATCTCTAATGCAGTAAATGAAGCCCAAAAGATAAAAGAAGATTCTGTAGGTAGTGTAGCTGATAAGCTAGCTACAGGAGCATTAATGGGGGCTAGAGGTAATTCAGGAGTTATTTTATCTCAATTGTTAAAAGGATTAGCGGATGGAGTTGGTGATGTTGAGGTTTTAACAGCTGATGAATTAGCAGATGGATTAGAACAGGCAGCTGAGGTAGCTTATCAAGCTGTAATGAAGCCTGTAGAGGGAACTATTTTAACAGTTGCTAGAGAAGTTGGAGCAAGAGCTCAAGAGCTAAAAGGTCAGGTTGACCTGTTAGAATTATTAGTTGAAGTTGTTAATCAAGCTCAAGAAAGTGTAGCTAAGACTCCAGAGTTGTTAGATGATTTAAAAGAAGCTGGAGTTGTTGATGCAGGAGGCAGGGGTTATCAAATCTTTTTGGAAGGATTATTATCTGGTTTAACAACGGATAATTTCACAAGAGATTATTCTTCATCAACTTCGTCTCAGAAACAAACATCTACTACTAGTCAAGAAGGATATGGTTATTGTACAGAGTTTATTGTTAAGGATTCAACGATTGAAGTAGATCAATTTAGAGAAAAAATTGCAGGTTATGGAGATTCTTTATTAGTAGTTCAAGCTGAAGATATACTAAAGGTTCATATTCATACAGCTCATCCAGGCCAGGTTTTAGAAGTTGGAATTAATTATGGAGAATTAACTAATATTAAGATTGATAATATGTCTAGACAACACCAAGAAAGAATGAACTTAGAAGAACAAGAGCAAGAAAGAGAGCAAGAAGAAACTGATCAATTAGCAGTCTTATCTGTGGCAGCTGGAGCAGGGTTGAGTGATATTTTTAAGAATTTAGGGGTTGATTATGTAGTTCAAGGTGGCCAATCAATGAATCCTAGTACTCAGGATTTATTAGAAGGAATTAAGAAGATTAATAGTCAAGAAATTATTATTTTACCTAATAATAAAAATGTTATTTCTACAGCAGAGCAAGTACAAGAATTATCTGATAAGCAAATTAAAGTGATTTCTAGTCGCAATCTGCCCCAAGGTATAGCTGCAATGATGTCTTTTAATCCCCAAGGAGATTTAGAAGAGACTACTAATAATATGACAGAAGAATTAGAATTTGTAAAAACAGGTCAAGTAACTTATGCAGTTAGAGATACTCAGATTAATGATTTAGAGATTGAAGAAGGTGATATTTTAGGATTACTCGAAGGCGATATTAAGGTAACAAGTGATAATTATAATCAAGCTACTCTTGATTTAATAAATAAATTAATTACAGAAGAAGATACTTTGCTTACTATCTATGTAGGAGAGGAAGTTACTGATGATAAAAAGGAAGAATTAGATCAATTATTACAGGAGAACTATCCTCAAGTTGATATTGAAATTTATAATGGTGGGCAACCGATTTATTATTATATTATTTCTGTAGAGTAG
- a CDS encoding Asp23/Gls24 family envelope stress response protein: MTAQKLTNDLGTVNMSKEVIAVMAGLAAVECYGLVGMAGQGIQDGIAEILGSQHLAKGIEVKVVKDGIRVDLYIIVEYGIKISEVANNVMDRVKYVLENQAGVKVSQVNINVQGVRLDHVE; the protein is encoded by the coding sequence ATGACAGCCCAAAAGTTGACTAATGATTTAGGGACAGTTAATATGTCAAAAGAGGTTATTGCAGTGATGGCTGGTTTAGCTGCTGTAGAATGTTATGGTCTGGTAGGTATGGCAGGGCAAGGAATTCAAGACGGGATTGCTGAGATATTAGGAAGTCAACATTTAGCTAAAGGAATTGAAGTTAAAGTTGTAAAGGATGGAATTAGAGTTGATTTATATATTATAGTAGAGTATGGTATTAAAATTTCAGAAGTAGCTAATAATGTAATGGATAGAGTTAAATATGTATTAGAAAACCAGGCTGGAGTAAAGGTTAGTCAGGTAAATATTAATGTACAAGGAGTGAGGCTCGATCATGTTGAATGA
- the rpmB gene encoding 50S ribosomal protein L28: MAKCCEICGKGSNRGNQVPRRGKAKKKGGVGRNVTNRSKKVQKPNLQKVKAIVDGSPKRVRVCTSCLKAGKVERAY; this comes from the coding sequence ATGGCTAAATGCTGTGAAATTTGCGGTAAAGGCTCTAATCGTGGTAATCAAGTACCACGTAGAGGTAAAGCTAAGAAAAAAGGTGGAGTAGGACGTAATGTTACAAACCGTTCTAAAAAAGTTCAAAAACCTAACTTACAAAAAGTTAAAGCTATCGTTGATGGTAGCCCAAAACGGGTTAGAGTTTGTACTTCCTGCCTAAAAGCAGGTAAAGTAGAACGAGCATATTAA